The Intestinibaculum porci DNA window CGCAGCTGCCAAAACAATAATATTGACCCGTATCGGGGTGACGGCAACGGCACTTTTTATTCTGTTGATTTAAATGACAGTTCTCCTCAAACCGGTAATAGCGTCTCCAAATCGTCAGGAGTGAGACTTCAGAAGAATGGATTTGTCATTGAGATTGATTCACATTTTGATGAAGAAACGCTGACAAGAGTTATGGCGGTGGTTAAAAATGCTTAGAGAACTGACAGGCATCAAAAGAATTGTAATAAGAACCGGAAAGACTGATCTGCGCAGAGGCATTACCGGTCTGGCTTCAGTTATAGCCGCTGAATATCATATGAATCCGATGGAAAAAGGAACCATTTATCTTTTCTGCGGTGGCAGAAGAGATCGTATCAAGGGGCTTCTTTACGAAGAAGGCGGATGGGTTCTTATCTATGTCCGACTTTCAAAAGGAAGTGCCTTTCAGTGGCCTAGAGATGATCAGGAAGCTCGTGATATAACGCGTGAACAGTACGAAAGACTGTTGGACGGATTTACTTTGGATGGTACAATAAATAAGCGCTGATAAAGGAAATATCACTCCTCTGATGGTAATTCAAAACTGAACAATATAGTGATATTATATTCGCTTAATATCACTATTATCTTGAATTTTAGTCTTCATAGTGTTATAATAGTATATAGGACGAGGTGATGGAATGGCTATCATC harbors:
- the tnpB gene encoding IS66 family insertion sequence element accessory protein TnpB (TnpB, as the term is used for proteins encoded by IS66 family insertion elements, is considered an accessory protein, since TnpC, encoded by a neighboring gene, is a DDE family transposase.); amino-acid sequence: MLRELTGIKRIVIRTGKTDLRRGITGLASVIAAEYHMNPMEKGTIYLFCGGRRDRIKGLLYEEGGWVLIYVRLSKGSAFQWPRDDQEARDITREQYERLLDGFTLDGTINKR